From one bacterium Scap17 genomic stretch:
- a CDS encoding AAA family ATPase: protein MTQETSGQAQLALLGHFQLTLGDDTLTQFSYDKVKALLLHLLLHDQAVSRAGLAELLWPDQGLSSGRTNLRHALHCLRQSLGDEADNLLTVSRQTIALSLPEHWELDLDELNGLLLAPPSVATLGEILTLYRGDLVEELALTQCPDFQRWMIKVRGEWRQRVIQFAERVLATDEPLPDDVLRTLVSRFSGYGPFHERLVRQLAEGGQSAAAHEQFNAFLQQLALSGQQPDPGFLQLARYWSDGKSETMSSMTPQGAISRTLSLDSAPLREEEIDHRQLSVMAIRLSVKDSHRDRVWARACLTLQIELLRWLEQQCHHLGGFWLPGATGGVGLACFGTHGPAHQLAELVALYEHCSKAIPDEIAKLWDGEGKPPVFSLSAGLHSGQVIYLPERQLADPLGQVTQYSLELMTAAEGSELVISQEASQHMPPALDLQPRLTSRLLAADGRVRLRALVLGSSVATRESSLPTLIGREGELRRLRDALARASIGLRQSVLVSGNTGMGKSALMVNFRQLEQSQDVGLCWMPTTRLSQLEPYSVVTALIRWRLDGNIDRESVEQLFESSEALQGISEEVRRSFHAVLGTAEDTTEDEVLIQSSETVERVVRVLHLVIEKSASLRPLVMMIDDLQWLDEPSLKVLAGLQARLPINIGFMLAASHNGRDSLAVKLNWDQYIALGRLDPMQVSRLLSHLSRRYRLHLSPRMRSQLIERCDGVPLYLQEICRRLDMDRREGRPVQLDELPKGLIGLLSSRIDQLEEGRDVAHAAAVLGRVFKLSFVRQSCEFEEGRLKRAIENMQRLEIIEACGSDSEFDYQFTHQLIQEAAYLSCPRDVRRRIHHQVVALIEDKYPAWISRHPGYFAVHLRKSQNFSRAARYFELSAREALKISANRTALRMADNGLACLKHVDGQEEREVSLLTVRGQSGFALEGHGSRIAHESFVQARNLLSSPALVEDDEPDLEQAFIVKWGLWVGCSERHAHADAFALASGLSELAEELSDDRYRRLADYARAHCEFWAGRVRVAGEHLDEIDPVNHPMVLEWLPFSDHPQVAASCLQSWTSCLRCDYVKAEQQAEAAIRMAEQIGQPGSLAMALMFSTSLYRQLGHTHLATQRAERALEVTRSADLHLWHMAAHGVLGWARAMNGDRNGLSMLQSSMNEFAELTGRERHQRPNLWYMDAVMALGEYAAAEEYMEKVLLVAQERNSFYLSEVSYLVASLRSAQGLPMEKVRSLIEQGLSYSIEQENTHHEAMGLATWLRLVDAHDAERCQRLKVLLEGLPSADAPAVLGWHQLVEIAEGRARRKASSPA, encoded by the coding sequence ATGACGCAGGAAACATCTGGTCAAGCTCAACTGGCACTGCTGGGACATTTCCAGCTGACGTTGGGTGATGACACGCTGACTCAGTTCAGCTACGACAAGGTCAAGGCGCTACTTCTGCATCTGCTGCTGCATGATCAGGCCGTCTCCCGTGCCGGGTTGGCGGAATTGCTCTGGCCGGATCAGGGGCTGTCTTCCGGACGGACCAACCTTCGCCACGCCCTGCACTGTCTGCGTCAGAGTCTCGGCGACGAGGCCGACAATCTGTTGACGGTGTCGCGTCAGACTATCGCGCTCTCGCTGCCGGAGCACTGGGAGCTTGATCTCGACGAGCTCAACGGCCTGCTGCTGGCACCGCCCTCCGTCGCCACCCTGGGAGAGATTCTCACCTTGTATCGTGGCGATCTGGTCGAGGAGCTCGCCTTGACCCAGTGCCCTGACTTCCAGCGCTGGATGATCAAGGTGCGTGGCGAGTGGCGTCAGCGCGTCATCCAGTTCGCCGAGCGGGTGCTGGCCACGGATGAACCGCTGCCCGATGATGTGCTGCGCACGCTGGTCAGCCGCTTCTCCGGTTACGGCCCCTTCCATGAGCGTCTCGTGCGTCAGCTGGCCGAAGGCGGTCAGTCGGCCGCGGCCCATGAGCAGTTCAATGCCTTCCTGCAGCAGCTGGCGCTCTCCGGCCAGCAGCCGGACCCCGGCTTCCTGCAACTGGCGCGTTACTGGTCCGATGGCAAGAGCGAGACCATGAGCTCCATGACGCCGCAGGGCGCCATCTCACGGACCCTGTCGCTGGACAGCGCGCCGCTGCGCGAAGAGGAAATCGATCACCGTCAGCTGTCGGTCATGGCCATACGCCTGAGCGTCAAGGACAGCCATCGTGACCGCGTCTGGGCGCGTGCCTGCCTGACGCTGCAGATCGAGCTGTTGCGCTGGTTGGAGCAGCAGTGCCACCACCTGGGGGGCTTCTGGCTGCCGGGTGCCACGGGGGGCGTGGGTCTGGCATGTTTCGGTACCCACGGCCCGGCGCATCAGCTCGCCGAGCTGGTCGCGCTCTATGAACATTGCAGCAAGGCGATCCCCGATGAGATCGCCAAGCTGTGGGACGGCGAAGGCAAGCCGCCGGTCTTCTCGCTGTCGGCGGGCCTGCACTCCGGTCAGGTCATCTACCTGCCGGAGCGTCAGCTGGCCGATCCGCTGGGTCAGGTCACGCAATATTCCCTCGAGTTGATGACCGCCGCCGAAGGCAGCGAGCTGGTGATCTCCCAGGAAGCCAGCCAGCACATGCCGCCGGCACTGGACCTGCAGCCCCGCTTGACCTCGCGCCTGTTGGCCGCTGACGGTCGCGTGCGTCTGCGCGCGCTGGTGCTGGGCAGCAGCGTCGCTACTCGCGAATCCTCGTTGCCGACATTGATTGGTCGCGAGGGCGAGCTGCGTCGTCTGCGCGATGCACTGGCTCGCGCCAGCATCGGCCTGCGCCAGAGCGTGCTGGTCAGTGGCAACACCGGCATGGGCAAGTCGGCCCTGATGGTCAATTTTCGTCAGCTGGAGCAGAGCCAGGATGTCGGGCTGTGCTGGATGCCGACCACGCGCCTCTCGCAGCTGGAGCCCTACAGTGTCGTGACGGCGCTGATTCGCTGGCGTCTGGACGGCAATATCGATCGCGAAAGCGTCGAGCAGCTGTTCGAGTCCTCCGAGGCGCTGCAGGGTATCAGCGAGGAAGTGCGTCGCTCTTTCCATGCGGTGCTCGGCACGGCGGAAGACACCACGGAAGACGAGGTGTTGATCCAGTCCAGTGAGACGGTCGAACGCGTCGTGCGTGTGCTGCATCTGGTGATCGAGAAGTCAGCCAGCCTGCGCCCGCTGGTGATGATGATCGATGATCTGCAGTGGCTCGACGAGCCGTCGCTCAAGGTACTGGCTGGCCTGCAGGCGCGTCTGCCGATCAACATCGGCTTCATGCTGGCCGCAAGCCACAACGGTCGCGACAGCCTGGCAGTCAAGCTCAACTGGGACCAGTACATCGCGTTGGGTCGCCTCGATCCGATGCAGGTCTCGCGCCTGCTGTCGCACCTGTCACGTCGCTATCGCCTGCACCTGAGTCCGCGCATGCGCAGTCAGCTCATCGAGCGCTGCGATGGCGTGCCGCTCTACCTGCAGGAAATCTGCCGTCGTCTCGACATGGACCGCCGCGAAGGGCGCCCGGTGCAGCTCGACGAGTTGCCCAAGGGCCTGATCGGCCTGCTCTCCAGTCGTATCGATCAGCTGGAAGAAGGGCGCGATGTCGCTCACGCCGCCGCGGTATTGGGGCGTGTCTTCAAGTTGAGCTTCGTGCGCCAGAGCTGTGAGTTCGAAGAGGGCCGCCTCAAGCGCGCCATCGAGAACATGCAGCGTCTGGAGATCATCGAGGCCTGCGGCAGCGACAGTGAATTCGACTACCAGTTTACCCATCAGCTGATCCAGGAAGCGGCCTATCTGTCATGTCCGCGGGATGTGCGACGCCGGATTCACCATCAGGTGGTCGCGCTCATCGAGGACAAGTATCCCGCCTGGATCAGTCGTCACCCCGGCTACTTCGCCGTTCACCTGCGCAAGTCGCAGAACTTCAGCCGTGCCGCGCGTTACTTCGAGCTCTCGGCGCGCGAGGCGCTCAAGATCAGCGCCAACCGCACCGCGCTCAGGATGGCGGACAACGGCCTGGCTTGCCTCAAGCATGTCGATGGACAGGAAGAGCGCGAGGTCAGCCTGCTGACGGTACGCGGTCAGTCCGGCTTCGCGCTGGAGGGCCATGGCTCACGCATTGCCCACGAGAGCTTCGTGCAGGCACGCAACCTGCTCAGCAGTCCTGCGCTGGTCGAGGACGATGAGCCGGACCTTGAACAGGCCTTCATCGTCAAATGGGGTCTGTGGGTCGGCTGCAGCGAGCGTCATGCCCACGCCGATGCCTTCGCGCTGGCCTCGGGCCTCAGCGAGCTGGCGGAAGAGCTTTCCGATGATCGCTATCGTCGCCTGGCCGATTATGCGCGTGCCCACTGCGAGTTCTGGGCCGGTCGCGTGCGTGTGGCGGGCGAGCACCTGGATGAGATCGATCCGGTCAACCATCCGATGGTGCTCGAATGGCTGCCGTTCAGCGATCACCCGCAGGTGGCGGCCTCCTGTCTGCAGAGCTGGACATCGTGTCTGCGCTGCGACTACGTGAAGGCCGAGCAGCAGGCCGAGGCGGCGATTCGCATGGCCGAGCAGATCGGTCAGCCCGGTTCGCTGGCGATGGCACTGATGTTCTCCACCTCCCTGTATCGCCAGCTGGGCCACACCCATCTGGCGACCCAGCGTGCCGAGCGGGCCCTGGAAGTGACGCGTTCAGCGGACCTTCACCTTTGGCACATGGCCGCGCATGGTGTGCTGGGCTGGGCGCGGGCGATGAATGGTGACCGCAATGGCCTGTCCATGCTGCAGTCGAGCATGAACGAGTTCGCGGAACTGACCGGTCGCGAGCGTCATCAGCGTCCCAATCTGTGGTACATGGACGCCGTGATGGCGCTGGGCGAGTATGCTGCCGCTGAGGAGTACATGGAGAAGGTGCTGCTGGTCGCCCAGGAGCGCAATTCCTTCTACCTGTCAGAGGTCAGCTATCTGGTCGCGAGCCTGCGCAGTGCTCAGGGGCTGCCGATGGAGAAGGTGCGCTCCCTGATCGAGCAGGGGCTGTCCTACTCCATCGAGCAGGAAAACACCCACCATGAAGCCATGGGGCTTGCCACCTGGCTGCGTCTGGTCGATGCCCATGATGCCGAGCGGTGTCAGCGTCTGAAGGTGTTGCTGGAAGGGCTGCCGAGCGCCGATGCCCCCGCGGTGCTGGGCTGGCATCAGCTGGTGGAGATCGCCGAGGGACGTGCGCGCCGCAAGGCATCGTCACCGGCCTGA
- a CDS encoding RraA family protein, translated as MTHPISTPDLCDEFPDVQVLEPLFINYGGVESFGGEVVTIKCFEDNSLVKEAVAEPGAGRVLVVDAGGSMRCAMLGDMLAEQAAKSGWAGVIMYGCIRDVDEIHATNLGVQALGCYPRPSIKRGEGQRDIPITFAGVTIAPGDYLYADNNGVITAKEALIRTQPTP; from the coding sequence ATGACGCATCCCATCTCCACCCCCGACCTCTGCGATGAGTTCCCCGACGTGCAGGTGCTCGAGCCGCTGTTCATCAATTACGGCGGCGTCGAGTCCTTCGGTGGCGAAGTCGTGACCATCAAGTGCTTCGAGGACAACTCGCTGGTCAAGGAAGCCGTCGCGGAGCCCGGCGCAGGCCGCGTCCTGGTCGTCGATGCCGGCGGCTCGATGCGCTGCGCGATGCTGGGCGACATGCTCGCCGAACAGGCCGCCAAGAGTGGCTGGGCCGGCGTGATCATGTATGGCTGCATCCGCGATGTGGATGAGATCCACGCCACCAATCTCGGCGTGCAGGCACTGGGCTGCTATCCGCGCCCCAGCATCAAGCGCGGCGAAGGCCAGCGTGATATTCCGATCACCTTCGCGGGTGTCACCATCGCGCCTGGCGACTACCTCTATGCCGACAACAATGGCGTCATCACCGCCAAGGAAGCGCTGATCCGTACCCAGCCGACGCCCTGA
- a CDS encoding peptidyl-prolyl cis-trans isomerase encodes MIVLHTNYGDITLELNHEKAPKTAANFEQYVREGHYSNVLFHRVIPGFMVQGGGFDTDFNQKPTNGVIENEADNGLKNDRGTVAMARTMDPHSASAQFFINVNDNDFLNFTSKTSQGWGYCVFGKVVEGMDVVEKIEAVKTTRRDGHADVPAEDVIITSAEITE; translated from the coding sequence ATGATCGTTCTTCACACCAACTACGGCGATATCACCCTCGAACTCAACCACGAGAAGGCCCCGAAGACCGCGGCCAACTTCGAGCAGTACGTGCGTGAAGGCCACTACAGCAATGTCCTTTTCCACCGCGTCATTCCGGGTTTCATGGTTCAGGGCGGTGGCTTTGACACCGACTTCAACCAGAAGCCGACCAATGGCGTGATCGAGAACGAAGCCGACAACGGCCTCAAGAACGACCGCGGCACCGTGGCCATGGCTCGCACCATGGACCCGCACTCCGCCAGCGCCCAGTTCTTCATCAACGTCAATGACAACGACTTCCTGAACTTCACCAGCAAGACCAGCCAGGGCTGGGGTTACTGCGTGTTCGGCAAGGTCGTCGAAGGCATGGACGTGGTCGAGAAGATCGAAGCAGTCAAGACCACCCGTCGCGACGGCCACGCCGACGTGCCGGCAGAAGACGTGATCATCACCAGCGCCGAAATCACCGAATAA
- a CDS encoding DUF1289 domain-containing protein, producing the protein MSRILSPCVGVCSTTVGDSVCRGCQRHDHEILAWFGYDSDQRAQRMLALDELRSQVAARWLRVADDAMLAEQLTRHRIRFRAEQSALSRAVELLRVGRTRIKDLSAYGIAPLDHARALEPEQLFAHINDEIMVEAAKRADNDMNSVVEVSPVSQQQTQASETKD; encoded by the coding sequence ATGAGCCGTATTCTTTCTCCTTGCGTAGGTGTCTGCTCCACTACGGTCGGCGATAGCGTCTGTCGCGGCTGCCAGCGTCATGATCATGAGATCCTGGCCTGGTTCGGCTATGACAGTGACCAGCGCGCCCAGCGCATGCTGGCACTGGACGAGCTGCGCAGTCAGGTCGCCGCCCGCTGGCTGCGCGTCGCCGATGACGCCATGCTGGCCGAGCAGCTTACCCGCCATCGCATCCGTTTCCGTGCCGAGCAGTCGGCTCTGTCACGCGCCGTTGAGCTGCTGCGTGTCGGGCGTACCCGCATCAAGGACCTGTCAGCGTATGGCATCGCGCCACTGGATCATGCGCGAGCACTTGAGCCCGAACAGCTTTTTGCTCATATAAACGATGAAATCATGGTGGAAGCGGCAAAGCGTGCCGATAATGATATGAACTCCGTCGTTGAGGTGTCTCCTGTCAGTCAGCAGCAGACGCAAGCGAGCGAGACAAAAGACTGA
- a CDS encoding porin family protein: MSKSRLLAAPLATVSFAALALALSGHAQAAGKTSEGLYIGAGTGFSSLENDDSDEAGDFIESGSDDFDVDDDDNVYKAFVGYQYNPYFATEAFYTDLGTVQLKGNEFSNTDLESKAYGVNVVGILPIGQYFSLFAKAGMAKWETDVDGNLGNSSVDLKDNDGFDPVYGAGAQVNLDPFLIRAEYERYDFDSDYQVDAFTASVGYKF; encoded by the coding sequence ATGAGCAAGTCACGTCTTCTGGCCGCCCCGTTGGCTACCGTTTCCTTCGCCGCTCTCGCTCTGGCGCTCAGTGGCCACGCTCAGGCAGCAGGCAAAACCAGCGAAGGTCTCTACATCGGTGCCGGTACCGGCTTCTCCAGCCTTGAGAACGATGATTCCGATGAGGCCGGTGACTTCATCGAATCCGGCAGCGATGACTTCGATGTGGATGATGACGACAATGTCTACAAGGCCTTCGTGGGCTATCAGTACAATCCGTACTTCGCCACTGAGGCCTTCTACACCGACTTGGGGACCGTCCAGCTAAAGGGCAATGAGTTCAGCAATACCGATCTCGAGTCCAAGGCCTATGGTGTGAACGTGGTGGGTATCCTGCCCATCGGTCAGTACTTCTCGCTGTTCGCCAAGGCGGGGATGGCCAAGTGGGAAACCGATGTCGACGGCAATCTGGGCAATTCCAGCGTCGACCTGAAGGACAACGACGGCTTTGATCCGGTCTATGGCGCCGGCGCACAGGTCAATCTGGACCCGTTCCTGATCCGTGCCGAGTACGAGCGCTATGACTTCGACAGCGATTATCAGGTGGATGCCTTCACCGCCTCGGTCGGCTACAAGTTCTGA
- the acnB gene encoding bifunctional aconitate hydratase 2/2-methylisocitrate dehydratase yields the protein MLEAYRQQVEERAQQGIPAKPLNAEQTAELVELLKNPLAGEEEFILDLFTNRIPPGVDEAAYVKAGFLTAIVRGEAASPLIDKTHAVKLLGTMQGGYNIATLVELLDDESLAKEAGEQLKHTLLMFDAFHDVAERAKAGNAVAQAVLQSWADAEWFLSKPALAEKISLAVFKVPGETNTDDLSPAPDAWSRPDIPLHANAMLKNPREGISPQEDGVVGPLAQIEEVKAKGFPVAYVGDVVGTGSSRKSATNSVLWFFGDDIPFVPNKRAGGFCIGNKIAPIFFNTMEDAGALPIEMDVEKMAMGDVIDIYPYEGKVCRHDTDEVVSTFSLKTQVLLDEVRAGGRIPLIIGRGLTDKARTELGLEASDVFRLPEQPKDTGKGFTLAQKMVGKACNMPGVRPGMYCEPKMTTVGSQDTTGPMTRDELKDLACLGFQADLVMQSFCHTAAYPKPVDVETHHTLPDFIMNRGGVSLRPGDGIIHSWLNRMLLPDTVGTGGDSHTRFPMGISFPAGSGLVAFAAATGVMPLDMPESILVRFKGERRPGITLRDLVHAIPLYAIKQGLLTVDKANKKNAFSGRILEIEGLEDLTAEQAFELSDASAERSAAGCTITLSDESVTEYLKSNITLLKWMIANGYGDARTIERRIAGMEEWLANPSQMRADENAEYAEIIEIDLSEIDQPVLCAPNDPDDARLLSDVAGQKIDEVFIGSCMTNIGHFRAAGKLLEKQPAGSLKTKLWLAPPTKMDQHQLTEEGYYGIYGRAGARMEMPGCSLCMGNQARVAAKSTVVSTSTRNFPNRLGDGANVFLASAELAAIAAVVGRLPTVEEYQGYMGEFDAMAGEIYRYLNFHEIEEFQNAASNVIPVTQEA from the coding sequence GTGCTTGAAGCCTACCGTCAACAGGTTGAAGAACGCGCCCAGCAGGGCATCCCGGCAAAGCCGCTGAATGCCGAACAGACCGCCGAACTGGTCGAACTGCTCAAGAACCCGCTGGCCGGTGAAGAAGAGTTCATCCTCGATCTGTTCACCAATCGCATTCCCCCGGGCGTTGATGAAGCCGCCTACGTCAAGGCTGGCTTCCTGACCGCCATCGTACGTGGCGAAGCCGCATCTCCGCTGATCGACAAGACACATGCCGTCAAGCTGCTTGGCACCATGCAGGGCGGTTACAACATCGCCACGCTGGTCGAGCTGCTGGACGATGAGAGCCTGGCCAAGGAAGCCGGCGAACAGCTCAAGCACACCCTGCTGATGTTCGACGCCTTCCACGATGTCGCAGAGCGCGCCAAGGCCGGCAACGCCGTCGCCCAGGCCGTGCTGCAGTCCTGGGCCGACGCCGAATGGTTCCTGTCCAAGCCGGCGCTGGCCGAGAAGATCTCGCTGGCCGTCTTCAAGGTGCCGGGCGAGACCAACACCGATGACCTGTCTCCGGCGCCTGACGCCTGGTCACGCCCGGACATCCCGCTGCACGCCAACGCGATGCTCAAGAACCCGCGTGAAGGCATCAGCCCGCAGGAAGATGGCGTCGTCGGCCCGCTGGCCCAGATCGAGGAAGTGAAGGCCAAGGGCTTCCCGGTCGCCTACGTCGGTGACGTGGTCGGTACCGGTTCTTCCCGCAAGTCCGCCACCAACTCCGTGCTGTGGTTCTTCGGCGACGACATCCCGTTCGTGCCCAACAAGCGCGCTGGCGGCTTCTGCATCGGCAACAAGATCGCCCCGATCTTCTTCAATACCATGGAAGATGCCGGTGCCCTGCCCATCGAGATGGACGTCGAAAAGATGGCCATGGGCGATGTCATCGACATCTACCCGTACGAAGGCAAGGTCTGCCGTCACGACACTGACGAAGTCGTCTCCACCTTCTCCCTCAAGACTCAGGTCCTGCTGGATGAAGTGCGTGCCGGCGGTCGTATTCCGCTGATCATCGGTCGCGGTCTGACCGACAAGGCGCGTACCGAGCTGGGTCTGGAAGCGTCTGACGTCTTCCGCCTGCCGGAGCAGCCCAAGGACACCGGCAAGGGCTTCACCCTCGCGCAGAAGATGGTCGGCAAGGCCTGCAACATGCCGGGCGTGCGTCCGGGCATGTACTGCGAGCCGAAGATGACCACCGTCGGCTCCCAGGACACCACTGGCCCGATGACCCGCGACGAGCTGAAGGACCTGGCATGCCTGGGCTTCCAGGCCGACCTAGTGATGCAGTCCTTCTGTCACACCGCCGCCTATCCGAAGCCGGTCGACGTCGAGACTCACCACACCCTGCCCGACTTCATCATGAACCGCGGCGGCGTCTCCCTGCGTCCGGGCGACGGCATCATCCACTCGTGGCTGAACCGCATGCTGCTGCCGGACACCGTCGGTACCGGTGGTGATTCCCACACCCGCTTCCCGATGGGTATCTCCTTCCCGGCGGGTTCTGGCCTGGTGGCCTTCGCCGCCGCCACTGGCGTGATGCCGCTGGATATGCCGGAATCCATCCTGGTGCGCTTCAAGGGCGAACGTCGTCCGGGCATCACCCTGCGTGACCTGGTCCACGCCATCCCGCTGTACGCCATCAAGCAGGGTCTGCTGACCGTCGACAAGGCCAACAAGAAGAACGCCTTCTCTGGCCGCATTCTGGAAATCGAGGGTCTGGAAGATCTGACGGCCGAACAGGCCTTCGAGCTGTCCGACGCCTCTGCCGAGCGTTCCGCCGCCGGTTGTACCATCACGCTGTCCGACGAGAGCGTGACCGAGTACCTGAAGTCCAACATCACCCTGCTCAAGTGGATGATCGCCAACGGTTACGGCGATGCCCGTACCATCGAGCGTCGTATCGCGGGCATGGAAGAGTGGCTGGCCAATCCGAGCCAGATGCGTGCCGACGAGAACGCGGAATACGCCGAGATCATCGAGATCGACCTCTCCGAGATCGACCAGCCGGTGCTGTGTGCGCCGAACGATCCCGACGATGCCCGTCTGCTGTCAGACGTCGCCGGTCAGAAGATCGACGAAGTCTTCATCGGCTCGTGCATGACCAACATCGGTCACTTCCGTGCTGCGGGCAAGCTGCTCGAGAAGCAGCCGGCCGGTAGCCTGAAGACCAAGCTGTGGCTGGCTCCGCCGACCAAGATGGACCAGCACCAGCTGACCGAAGAAGGCTACTACGGCATCTACGGCCGTGCCGGCGCACGCATGGAAATGCCGGGCTGCTCGCTGTGCATGGGTAATCAGGCACGTGTGGCTGCCAAGTCCACCGTGGTGTCCACCTCCACGCGCAACTTCCCGAACCGTCTGGGCGACGGCGCCAACGTCTTCCTGGCATCTGCCGAACTGGCGGCCATCGCGGCCGTGGTCGGTCGTCTGCCGACCGTCGAGGAATATCAGGGCTACATGGGCGAATTCGATGCCATGGCGGGCGAGATCTATCGCTACCTGAACTTCCATGAGATCGAAGAGTTCCAGAACGCCGCGTCCAACGTGATTCCGGTCACCCAGGAAGCCTGA
- a CDS encoding tRNA-(ms[2]io[6]A)-hydroxylase — protein sequence MIAASQEPSDEDTDALLPASLLVFLPCRTPLSWVEAALENPELLLIDHAQCEKKAASTAMSLMYRYVNRPLLLTKMSQLAREELLHFEQVVGLMEKRGIAYRHIKASRYAEALRQQVRDEDPQRLVDILLIGALIEARSCERFARLIPYLEPELAKFYRTLVKSEGRHYEDYLMLAEQYTNEPLAPRLAVLREVERELIETPDAVFRFHSGQPSARRAARASVRVGRDAMDQGTRD from the coding sequence ATGATTGCAGCGTCGCAGGAGCCAAGCGATGAAGATACCGATGCCTTGCTGCCGGCGTCACTGCTGGTCTTTCTGCCCTGCAGGACGCCCCTGAGCTGGGTCGAGGCGGCGCTTGAGAATCCGGAGCTGTTGCTGATCGATCATGCGCAGTGCGAGAAGAAAGCCGCCTCCACCGCCATGAGCCTGATGTACCGTTACGTGAACCGGCCACTGCTGTTGACCAAGATGTCACAGTTGGCGCGCGAAGAGCTGCTGCACTTCGAGCAGGTGGTCGGGCTGATGGAGAAGCGGGGCATCGCCTATCGGCATATCAAGGCCTCGCGCTATGCCGAAGCCTTGCGCCAGCAGGTCAGGGACGAAGACCCGCAACGCCTGGTGGACATCCTGCTGATCGGCGCCCTGATAGAGGCAAGGTCATGTGAGCGCTTCGCGCGCCTCATCCCGTATCTGGAACCAGAGCTTGCAAAGTTCTATCGCACTTTGGTTAAGTCAGAAGGACGTCACTATGAGGATTACCTCATGTTGGCAGAGCAATACACCAATGAACCACTGGCCCCCCGTCTCGCGGTGCTACGTGAAGTGGAACGAGAGCTGATCGAAACCCCCGACGCTGTCTTCCGCTTCCACAGTGGTCAGCCGAGCGCACGACGGGCAGCGCGCGCCTCGGTCAGGGTGGGCCGGGACGCGATGGATCAAGGCACGAGAGACTAA
- a CDS encoding UDP-2,3-diacylglucosamine diphosphatase, producing the protein MNTTATTLFISDLHLQPDTPEIAQGFLDYLARLASCQPAVERLFLLGDIFEVWVGDDYRNDFTDSMSAALKRIAERGTAIFFMHGNRDFLVGETFAAEAGVTLLPDPSVIELDGERVLLMHGDSMCTRDEAYMKFRAMTRDPQWQAQILAMPLEQRLALAQSLRMQSGETNSEKDEAIMDVTPEEVVREMREHDVRTLIHGHTHRPAVHELEIDGEPARRIVLGDWRPTQAFDIIARGQGPELREFALPLVDAITHG; encoded by the coding sequence ATGAACACGACTGCCACCACCCTCTTCATCTCCGACCTGCACCTGCAACCCGACACGCCCGAGATCGCCCAGGGCTTTCTCGACTATCTGGCACGCCTGGCATCCTGCCAGCCTGCCGTCGAGCGTCTGTTCCTGCTGGGTGACATCTTCGAGGTCTGGGTCGGCGATGACTATCGCAACGACTTCACCGACAGCATGAGCGCTGCGCTCAAGCGCATCGCCGAACGCGGCACCGCGATCTTCTTCATGCACGGCAATCGCGACTTCCTGGTCGGTGAGACCTTCGCAGCCGAGGCCGGCGTGACACTGCTGCCCGACCCAAGCGTGATCGAGCTGGACGGCGAGCGCGTGCTGCTGATGCACGGCGACAGCATGTGCACCCGCGACGAGGCCTACATGAAGTTTCGTGCCATGACCCGCGACCCTCAGTGGCAGGCACAGATTCTGGCCATGCCGCTGGAACAGCGTCTGGCGCTGGCCCAGTCATTGCGCATGCAGTCCGGCGAGACCAACAGCGAGAAGGACGAGGCGATCATGGACGTCACGCCCGAGGAAGTGGTGCGCGAGATGCGTGAGCACGACGTGCGCACGCTGATCCATGGCCATACGCACCGCCCGGCGGTGCATGAACTCGAGATCGATGGCGAGCCGGCGCGCCGTATCGTGCTCGGCGACTGGCGCCCGACCCAGGCCTTCGACATCATCGCCCGTGGCCAGGGGCCAGAGCTGCGTGAATTTGCGCTGCCGCTGGTCGATGCGATCACTCACGGCTGA